The following coding sequences lie in one Lolium perenne isolate Kyuss_39 chromosome 2, Kyuss_2.0, whole genome shotgun sequence genomic window:
- the LOC127336046 gene encoding uncharacterized protein isoform X1 → MASPKLAAGDGNYDFHLRSLSAASRDSAAAADPASDPNLLQSVRMVFEICKEAKGANDEMVARAFPVMSKLFQRCAAAPTLSTASTGVLLLTILQFFLDFGEAVLHDADGSLKTFFRSCLSREFADPVVAERTLEFLIVNKMKILSCFPTLVPQFFPLLLKLIASNGERLDKKFSEVLPLMMSAGSFLPLFLSLMDLPMLVVALEKVERSSGTLIGSSLATIQKSAAPEMLLALMDEAYTGSAIEDQSGNSGSDDSGPLDLADPMFLDLLKDENDGIAAKHWTSPTISSTLQAALNSPQSDRLKQSLKMAPRFLSVYFATALRDVNNSLLCALIPVVMSRYAAMFPDKDFSFKVRKRLSDFLLSAFQRSPDIIALLKKPITDRLGEAHGNPAKTELALHLCWAIGEHGAGGINHKDVAREIFENLELLLYENLATSRLGLSQEPGFDSMGPTSRKSSQARLLCFVVTAIAKLATCHNELLPRARVSLAKVARSRTLDRRVWQRACDYLGLMNEPAICLSVLGPSTAQENGPGIVNWSEGGTKMVAHIPFYLLAEQKGPPSHDFSYVDLLPAE, encoded by the exons ATGGCCTCGCCGAAGCTCGCCGCCGGCGACGGCAACTAcgacttccacctccggtcgcttTCCGCCGCATCCAGGGACTCCGCTGCGGCCGCCGATCCAGCCTCCGATCCCAACCTCCTCCAGTCC GTGAGGATGGTGTTCGAGATATGCAAGGAGGCCAAGGGAGCGAACGACGAGATGGTGGCGCGGGCGTTTCCGGTGATGAGCAAGCTCTTCCAGCGCTGCGCTGCCGCGCCCACGCTGTCCACAGCCTCCACCGGCGTGCTCCTCCTA ACTATTCTGCAGTTCTTCCTGGATTTTGGGGAGGCGGTGTTGCACGATGCTGATGGCAGCCTGAAAACTTTCTTCCGCTCTTGCTTAAGTAG GGAGTTCGCAGATCCTGTTGTCGCAGAGCGGACGCTTGAATTCCTGATAGTGAACAAGATGAAGATCCTGAGCTGTTTTCCCACCTTGGTTCCGCAG TTCTTCCCATTGCTGCTGAAGTTAATTGCATCAAATGGCGAGAG ACTGGATAAGAAGTTTTCAGAAGTGCTTCCATTGATGATGTCGGCAGGATCTTTTCTTCCCCTCTTCCTGTCCCTTATGGATCTGCCAA TGTTAGTGGTAGCATTGGAAAAGGTGGAAAGAAGTTCCGGAACTCTCATCGGTAGTAGTTTAGCTACTATACAGAAGAGTGCTGCTCCTGAG ATGCTCCTTGCACTAATGGATGAGGCATATACTGGCTCTGCAATAGAAGACCAAAGTGGCAATTCAGGTTCTGATGATAGTGGTCCTCTAGACCTTGCTGACCCAATGTTCCTTGACCTTCTAAAAGATGAGAATGATGGCATTGCT GCAAAACATTGGACATCCCCTACGATATCTTCCACCTTACAAGCGGCACTTAACAGCCCACAATCAGACAGATTAAAACAGTCACTGAAAATGGCACCTCGCTTTCTTTCTGTGTATTTTGCGACAGCATTGCGGGACGTCAACAACT CACTCTTGTGTGCTCTGATTCCAGTAGTCATGTCAAGATATGCTGCAATGTTCCCTGACAAGGATTTCTCTTTCAAG GTGAGGAAAAGGCTTTCGGATTTCTTATTGTCTGCATTCCAGCGCTCTCCTGACATCATTGCACTACTAAAG AAGCCTATTACTGATAGACTTGGGGAGGCCCATGGTAATCCTGCAAAG ACAGAGTTAGCATTGCATTTGTGTTGGGCCATTGGTGAGCATGGAGCAGGAGGGATAAACCACAAAGATGTAGCGCGTGAAATATTTGAAAATCTGGAGTTGCTCTTATATGAAAACTTGGCAACTAG TCGTCTGGGATTAAGCCAGGAGCCAGGATTTGATTCTATGGGTCCAACTTCTCGAAAGTCATCCCAAGCTAGGCTCCTCTGCTTTGTGGTGACTGCCATTGCGAAGCTAGCAACATGCCATAACGAGTTGCTTCCAAGAGCACGCGTATCATTGGCTAAG GTTGCTCGGTCCAGAACCTTAGACAGGAGAGTCTGGCAACGTGCCTGTGACTATTTAGGGCTCATGAATGAACCAGCCATTTGTTTATCTGTACTGGGTCCATCCACTGCCCAAGAAAATGGTCCTGGTATTGTCAACTGGAGCGAAGGAGGGACGAAGATGGTAGCTCACATTCCATTTTATCTTTTAGCCGAACAAAAAG
- the LOC127336046 gene encoding uncharacterized protein isoform X2 gives MASPKLAAGDGNYDFHLRSLSAASRDSAAAADPASDPNLLQSVRMVFEICKEAKGANDEMVARAFPVMSKLFQRCAAAPTLSTASTGVLLLTILQFFLDFGEAVLHDADGSLKTFFRSCLSREFADPVVAERTLEFLIVNKMKILSCFPTLVPQFFPLLLKLIASNGERLDKKFSEVLPLMMSAGSFLPLFLSLMDLPMLVVALEKVERSSGTLIGSSLATIQKSAAPEMLLALMDEAYTGSAIEDQSGNSGSDDSGPLDLADPMFLDLLKDENDGIAAKHWTSPTISSTLQAALNSPQSDRLKQSLKMAPRFLSVYFATALRDVNNSLLCALIPVVMSRYAAMFPDKDFSFKVRKRLSDFLLSAFQRSPDIIALLKKPITDRLGEAHGNPAKAKLALHLCWAIGEHGAGGINHKDVAREIFENLELLLYENLATSRLGLSQEPGFDSMGPTSRKSSQARLLCFVVTAIAKLATCHNELLPRARVSLAKVARSRTLDRRVWQRACDYLGLMNEPAICLSVLGPSTAQENGPGIVNWSEGGTKMVAHIPFYLLAEQKGPPSHDFSYVDLLPAE, from the exons ATGGCCTCGCCGAAGCTCGCCGCCGGCGACGGCAACTAcgacttccacctccggtcgcttTCCGCCGCATCCAGGGACTCCGCTGCGGCCGCCGATCCAGCCTCCGATCCCAACCTCCTCCAGTCC GTGAGGATGGTGTTCGAGATATGCAAGGAGGCCAAGGGAGCGAACGACGAGATGGTGGCGCGGGCGTTTCCGGTGATGAGCAAGCTCTTCCAGCGCTGCGCTGCCGCGCCCACGCTGTCCACAGCCTCCACCGGCGTGCTCCTCCTA ACTATTCTGCAGTTCTTCCTGGATTTTGGGGAGGCGGTGTTGCACGATGCTGATGGCAGCCTGAAAACTTTCTTCCGCTCTTGCTTAAGTAG GGAGTTCGCAGATCCTGTTGTCGCAGAGCGGACGCTTGAATTCCTGATAGTGAACAAGATGAAGATCCTGAGCTGTTTTCCCACCTTGGTTCCGCAG TTCTTCCCATTGCTGCTGAAGTTAATTGCATCAAATGGCGAGAG ACTGGATAAGAAGTTTTCAGAAGTGCTTCCATTGATGATGTCGGCAGGATCTTTTCTTCCCCTCTTCCTGTCCCTTATGGATCTGCCAA TGTTAGTGGTAGCATTGGAAAAGGTGGAAAGAAGTTCCGGAACTCTCATCGGTAGTAGTTTAGCTACTATACAGAAGAGTGCTGCTCCTGAG ATGCTCCTTGCACTAATGGATGAGGCATATACTGGCTCTGCAATAGAAGACCAAAGTGGCAATTCAGGTTCTGATGATAGTGGTCCTCTAGACCTTGCTGACCCAATGTTCCTTGACCTTCTAAAAGATGAGAATGATGGCATTGCT GCAAAACATTGGACATCCCCTACGATATCTTCCACCTTACAAGCGGCACTTAACAGCCCACAATCAGACAGATTAAAACAGTCACTGAAAATGGCACCTCGCTTTCTTTCTGTGTATTTTGCGACAGCATTGCGGGACGTCAACAACT CACTCTTGTGTGCTCTGATTCCAGTAGTCATGTCAAGATATGCTGCAATGTTCCCTGACAAGGATTTCTCTTTCAAG GTGAGGAAAAGGCTTTCGGATTTCTTATTGTCTGCATTCCAGCGCTCTCCTGACATCATTGCACTACTAAAG AAGCCTATTACTGATAGACTTGGGGAGGCCCATGGTAATCCTGCAAAGGCAA AGTTAGCATTGCATTTGTGTTGGGCCATTGGTGAGCATGGAGCAGGAGGGATAAACCACAAAGATGTAGCGCGTGAAATATTTGAAAATCTGGAGTTGCTCTTATATGAAAACTTGGCAACTAG TCGTCTGGGATTAAGCCAGGAGCCAGGATTTGATTCTATGGGTCCAACTTCTCGAAAGTCATCCCAAGCTAGGCTCCTCTGCTTTGTGGTGACTGCCATTGCGAAGCTAGCAACATGCCATAACGAGTTGCTTCCAAGAGCACGCGTATCATTGGCTAAG GTTGCTCGGTCCAGAACCTTAGACAGGAGAGTCTGGCAACGTGCCTGTGACTATTTAGGGCTCATGAATGAACCAGCCATTTGTTTATCTGTACTGGGTCCATCCACTGCCCAAGAAAATGGTCCTGGTATTGTCAACTGGAGCGAAGGAGGGACGAAGATGGTAGCTCACATTCCATTTTATCTTTTAGCCGAACAAAAAG